TCAAGAATTCAACCATTGGATTGCGTCCACATCGTGAAATCAAAAAGGGAAATTGTATTAAGCTAGCTTAAATCATATATCGATTTCAATAATTAAAAGGGAAACAAGAATCTTTATACTTTGATCATATCTCTTTCTCTGCCACAAGATGTTTAAATATGCACCAAGAATTAAAGAATGATAGTATCATGTTTGATGAGCCTCATTGTGCGTGTATTATATGTACACTGAAAGGAGTTCAGAAAAGCTTGCTTCCGAACTCATCCACCTCAGTCCCTTCTATACAAGAAGCCATTGATTTTCTTGCTAAATCTTGGAGCTGCGATAAGCTCCGTCCGAGCTTCATCGCCACTTTCATCTCGCACATCTCTCCGTTCTCTCTCTTGTTGTAGTCTCGCTCTTCAAGCATCGCTTTGATTGTCTCTTCCATAAGCCCGAAGAACCCCGCGTTGTTTCTGTACATCTCCACCACCATACCGACTTGACCTCCGTGCTCGAAGCCGTTGACGATTGCCGCCATCGCACCAGCGATCGCCGCCACCATCGTGGCTGTTGAGCCACCGAAGACCGAGCCGGCCGCGGCAATACCGGTTAGCAAAGGACCCGAAACCGCCAATGTCTTATTCAATTTTAGCGCCAGATTCCCGAGCCTCAAGTAGTCTTGCTTGTCTTTTCTCTTGAGGACTTGGACTATCGCTCTCATTTCCACTTCCAGGTCCTCGCTCCATCCATTTCGCTCAGCGTTCGCAATGGTTTTGCGTCCTCGGGATTGGCGGCGGTAGCTGGAAACTCTAGGCCACCATGTGGCGGGCTCAAACTTTGCGGGGAACTTCTCGATCATGGCTCCGAGCAAAGGCAGCGGATAAGCCCTATCAAGGGCCAGCACCTTCTCCATCATCTCCTTCACGTCTGACTTAGTCGGAGATTGAAGCGCGAGCATGGACTTGATCTCGCTCCTGAGTTGCTTGAACAACCTCGAGGCATTACGTTGCTCTTCCGCCAGCTGCGAGGGCTGGATTTTGCTCATCACGAACGACATCCCTGTGGCCGCTGTGAACAAGAGAGCGGAGCACACTCTCAGTGATGGAGCCGGTGCAGCCACAGCCATGGCGGCCGTGGTGGTGGCAGTGAGAGTCATCATGTTGACCGAGTTCAACAGGAGCTTGTTC
This sequence is a window from Rhodamnia argentea isolate NSW1041297 chromosome 3, ASM2092103v1, whole genome shotgun sequence. Protein-coding genes within it:
- the LOC115728602 gene encoding probable F-box protein At4g22030: MAALQASSLFIPSSSSSSCSGGYSKGTVTASIQVPKLPKLSLADPSAVITKKLVEELSIRNGYAFAEPLHMGVAQKDRVLEPRLSPTSSVETTAKLYAILVAVEDRVEMHDNIGEQRDNWNKLLLNSVNMMTLTATTTAAMAVAAPAPSLRVCSALLFTAATGMSFVMSKIQPSQLAEEQRNASRLFKQLRSEIKSMLALQSPTKSDVKEMMEKVLALDRAYPLPLLGAMIEKFPAKFEPATWWPRVSSYRRQSRGRKTIANAERNGWSEDLEVEMRAIVQVLKRKDKQDYLRLGNLALKLNKTLAVSGPLLTGIAAAGSVFGGSTATMVAAIAGAMAAIVNGFEHGGQVGMVVEMYRNNAGFFGLMEETIKAMLEERDYNKRENGEMCEMKVAMKLGRSLSQLQDLARKSMASCIEGTEVDEFGSKLF